From Asterias amurensis chromosome 3, ASM3211899v1, a single genomic window includes:
- the LOC139935356 gene encoding large ribosomal subunit protein eL13-like, with protein sequence MTKRRNGVIPNVHFHKNWQERVKTWFDQPMRKRRRRKLRVKKALKIAPRPVAGPIRPVVRCPTFKYHTKVRGGRGFSLEELKAAGIFKRYAPTIGISVDHRRKNRSVEGLQANVQRLKEYRSKLILFPKKASLPKKGDSEEAELKLAKQLDGPIMPIRNVFKKEQARVITDEEKKHSVFQALRMGRSNARLFGIRAKRRREKEEEEREKATRKK encoded by the exons ATGACCAAGAGACGCAATGGGGTAATTCCCAATGTTCACTTCCACAAAAACTGGCAGGAGCGTGTGAAGACATGGTTCGACCAGCCTATGCGCAAGCGCCGCCGACGAAAGCTTCGTGTCAAGAAGGCCCTTAAGATTGCCCCACGCCCCGTGGCTGGCCCAATCCGCCCAGTTGTGCGATGCCCAACCTTCAAGTACCACACCAAAGTTCGTGGTGGACGAGGCTTCTCCCTTGAAGAGCTGAAG GCTGCTGGCATCTTCAAGAGGTACGCCCCAACCATCGGCATCTCCGTCGACCACAGAAGGAAAAACCGCTCAGTCGAGGGTCTCCAGGCCAATGTTCAGCGCCTGAAGGAGTATCGCTCTAAGCTCATCCTCTTCCCCAAGAAGGCTAGCCTTCCCAAGAAGGGAGACAGCGAG GAGGCCGAGCTGAAGCTGGCCAAGCAGCTGGATGGTCCCATCATGCCGATCAGGAACGTCTTCAAGAAGGAGCAAGCCCGCGTCATCACCGACGAGGAGAAGAAACACAGCGTGTTCCAGGCCCTTCGCATGGGGCGCAGCAACGCCAGGCTGTTCGGTATCCGTGCCAAGAGACGCCGCGAGAAGGAAGAGGAGGAACGCGAGAAGGCTACAAGGAAGAAGTAA